One segment of Deferribacterota bacterium DNA contains the following:
- a CDS encoding DUF465 domain-containing protein, whose product MVEKEGEIVEILRDKDDEFKKLYLEHIRLEQDLEALYSLKYFPPEVEKKIKEIKVLKLRYKDRMRQIISNYKNSYN is encoded by the coding sequence ATGGTGGAAAAAGAGGGAGAAATAGTAGAGATTCTGAGGGATAAGGATGATGAATTCAAAAAATTATATTTAGAACATATTAGGTTAGAACAAGACTTAGAAGCATTATATTCTTTAAAATATTTTCCACCAGAGGTTGAAAAGAAGATTAAAGAGATAAAGGTTTTAAAACTTCGTTATAAGGATAGGATGAGGCAAATTATCTCAAACTACAAGAATAGTTATAATTAA